One window from the genome of Cryptomeria japonica chromosome 6, Sugi_1.0, whole genome shotgun sequence encodes:
- the LOC131051060 gene encoding uncharacterized protein LOC131051060 has translation MEDQNIGLGSVLPWMVQEGCGSPAFPCAKPCLQTNNNRGGFEVNAESQPSQLSLAINASNYVPEATHPYFPEQVKLIDENINSHSAVMGDISVGLKKETASFDKHNFAWNVGVAEGMKQVQMLDGLELQSSEACQKRFIIFDQTGSRARVIFHPALVYEFSDILPNTSNTNGLDGKVGEKETIQKILSACASTEWGARLFAYREPVASAHPSFAKIPNTGLEPITLNEGLCGFSMGEESESRMSCNGSSQGCYSQFHEDSRDIDALLYSDYDDDEEVSTGHTPSEVVINNELTNIEDGADVSSNGFSRKRRRCGDLECREQEVDFIPASIEERTSSILRCTSANVCLPPSRSHESNIQPHHNENAVGSECIHNEFCDSASTNSYPRKTSSQSSANKQRGSYNSTLKRPNSSKKSRIKKMKRTLDVLRSVIPAGDCMDTAVVLDVATQYLKSLQLQVKKLEANQNDKYGIIP, from the coding sequence ATGGAGGATCAGAATATTGGTTTGGGAAGTGTATTGCCATGGATGGTGCAAGAAGGCTGTGGTTCACCCGCTTTTCCCTGTGCCAAACCTTGTTTACAGACAAACAATAACAGGGGAGGCTTTGAAGTAAATGCAGAGTCTCAGCCATCTCAGCTGAGTTTGGCAATAAATGCTTCAAATTATGTACCCGAGGCCACTCATCCATATTTCCCAGAACAGGTGAAACTGATTGATGAAAATATCAATTCTCATTCAGCTGTTATGGGCGATATTTCAGTTGGCTTAAAAAAAGAAACTGCTTCGTTTGACAAGCATAACTTTGCATGGAATGTTGGGGTTGCGGAAGGAATGAAACAGGTCCAGATGCTTGACGGACTGGAACTACAATCCTCTGAAGCATGCCAGAAGAGGTTCATCATTTTTGATCAAACTGGAAGCAGAGCAAGGGTCATTTTTCATCCAGCTCTGGTGTACGAGTTTTCTGACATTTTGCCCAACACCAGCAATACCAACGGTTTGGATGGTAAGGTAGGTGAAAAAGAAACTATTCAGAAAATACTATCTGCATGTGCTTCAACTGAATGGGGAGCTAGATTGTTTGCATACAGAGAGCCCGTGGCTTCAGCCCATCCATCGTTTGCAAAGATACCAAACACTGGGTTGGAGCCAATTACTCTCAATGAGGGTCTTTGTGGATTTTCAATGGGAGAAGAAAGTGAAAGCCGCATGAGCTGTAATGGATCAAGTCAAGGTTGTTATAGTCAATTTCATGAAGATAGTAGAGATATTGATGCtttattgtattctgattatgatGACGATGAAGAGGTGAGCACTGGTCACACTCCAAGTGAAGTAGTTATAAACAATGAGTTGACCAATATCGAAGATGGTGCAGATGTTAGTAGCAATGGCTTCTCAAGAAAGAGGAGACGATGTGGAGATCTTGAATGCAGGGAACAGGAGGTTGATTTTATACCTGCTTCTATTGAAGAAAGAACTTCATCAATTCTGAGATGCACTTCAGCTAATGTTTGTTTGCCACCATCCAGAAGCCACGAGTCCAATATTCAGCCTCATCACAATGAAAATGCTGTGGGTTCTGAATGTATTCACAATGAGTTCTGTGATTCAGCCAGTACTAATAGTTATCCAAGAAAGACAAGCTCACAGAGCAGTGCAAACAAACAAAGGGGGTCATACAATTCTACATTAAAGCGTCCAAACTCCTCTAAGAAATCAAGAATTAAGAAAATGAAAAGAACCCTAGATGTTCTCAGAAGTGTTATTCCCGCAGGAGATTGCATGGACACAGCAGTTGTTCTTGATGTGGCTACCCAGTACTTGAAATCACTTCAATTACAGGTAAAGAAATTGGAGGCCAATCAGAACGACAAGTATGGAATCATTCCATGA